The uncultured Treponema sp. genomic sequence CAAAGAACGGCTACGATGTAAAGCTTAGCGATATTGGCCGCGCGTTCATGGGCTACAAGGATGCAAGCAATGTTGTTTACATAAACGGACTTCCCGGAGTTTATGTTTCAATTACAAAGCAGTCTGGAGAAAACAGCGTTGCGGTTGCCAATGCAGTCTATGAAAAAATCAATGAACTTGAAAAAACACTTCCTGCTGATATTTCGCTTGAAATAATCCGCGACGACACTGAAAGCATCCGCGACACATTGAATACGCTTTTTGATTCAGCGTGGCAAGGACTTTTGCTTGCGGTTGTAATTCTTTTCGTTTTCTTGTGCGCTGTAAAAACTACGATTATCATTGCGGTTTCCGTTCCGCTTTCAATTATAATAACAGTTCTGTGCATGAACTTTGCCGGAATCACATTGAACATGATGACGCTTACCGGATTGATTCTTGGTGTTGGAATGGTTGTTGATGCTTCTGTTGTTATGATTGATAATATTTATTCTTACAGAATGAGAGGCGCAAAACCGAATGTTGCCGCTGTTCTTGGAAGCTCGGAAATGATTCTTTCTGTTGTGTCAGGAAACCTTACAACAATCTGCGTATTTGTTCCGTTTCTTTTCTTTATGAAGGATTTGGGATTCATGGGACAGATGTTCAAGGGAATTATTTTTACAATTGTAATTGCTCTTGTAAGCAGTTTGTTTGTTGCGATTTTTCTTGTTCCGGTTTTGGCAGGACATTTTCTTCCGATTACAAACAGAAATGAAAAGCCTGTTAAGTCCCGCTTCTTTAAAGTTTTGTACGGAATATTCACAAAGTCGCAGGACATTGTTTCCCTTGGATATGAAAAGCTTCTAAAAAAAGCCTTGGACAATCGCGGCGTTACTGTAGTTGTCTGCGTTACAGCTCTTGTTTTTTCTTTTATGCTGATTCCGACTTTGAGAATTCAGCTTATGACTGGCGGACACGACGACAGCGTTTCTGTAAAACTTGGACTTCCTGTTGGAACTTCGCTTGAAGAAACCACGGATGTTGTTTTAAAATTTGAGGAAATTGTAAAGAGTGAAATCAAAGGCTACAAAAATATAATTACAAGCATCGGCTCAAGCTGGAGAAGTTCAGGCTCGTACAATGGAACGATTCAAATTTCCCTGCCGAATTCGGATGAGCAGATTGACAATGACGAAACAATAAAGCAAAAGCTCAGAAAGCATTTTACTGAATTTGCAGGAGTTGACTTTAGTTTTGGGCAGAGCCGACGCCAGCAGATGACAGGAGATGACATAGACGTTGTTCTTAGAAGCTCTAGTTTGGACAGCGCGCTTAATGTTGCAAAAAAAATTCAAGAAGTCATGGCAGCCATTCCAGACATAGGAGAATCTTCGGTTGATACGGACGAAGGTCTTCCGCAGGTTCAGGTTGAAATTGACAGGCAGCGTGCGTATAGTTTTGGCGTGAATGTTGCCACTGTTGCGAACGAAATTCAGGCTAGCATAGAAGGAGTTTCCACAACAACTTACCGCGAAAACGGAGACGATTATACGGTTTATGTAATGCTTCGGCCAGAAGACAGGCAGAAAGTTATTGACCTCGAGCAGATTTACGTGAACGGAACAAACGGACGTGTATGCGTTGCCAATTTTGCAAGAGCAGTAAAAGGCTACGGTCCTGTTACAATCAGCCGTGAAAATCGCCGCCGAATTGTCCACGTTACTGCGGATATTGTTTCGGATGAAAACGCGAATGTTGTTGAGGAAAAAATCAAGGAAGGAATAAAGAATTCGTTTATTGTTCCGGACAATGTTTCTGTGAGCTACGAAGGTTCTTGGAAAGATGTTAAAGAGCAGACTGCGATTTTTGCAAAAATTATGGTCATGGCGATTCTTCTTGTATTCGGTGTAATGGCTGCGACTTACGAAAGTTTTAAAGCTCCGTTTATAAATCTTATGACGATTCCGTTCCTTGCAATCGGCGTTGTTCTTATTTACAAAATCACAGGGCAGTCGTTCAGCTTGCTTTCCGCGGTAGGACTTGTAATGCTTGTTGGAATTGTTGTAAACAACGGAATTATTTTGGTGGACTACACGAATCTTCTTGTGGAACGCGGAATGCCGTTAAAGGAAGCCTGCTACAAAGCTGGATGCTCAAGGCTTAGACCTGTTTTGATGACAACGCTTACAACAATTCTTGGAATGATTCCGATGTGCTTTGCTTCAAGCGGAAGCGCGGGAATGGTTCAGCCTATAAGCGTGGCAGTTGTTGGCGGACTTACAAGCTCCACATTTATAACGCTTTTCTTTATTCCTGTGCTTTATACTTTTGTAATGAAGAAAAAGAAAAATCAGCAGCCAGTTGTTCAGCTTGCTTTGCCGGAGGAAAAATAAATGCAGCGTGTTGAAATAATTTCAAATAAATCTGTTGAAGATGACATTACTCAGGCTTTGGAAGAATATGTTCCAGATATTTTGTACACGAAGTTTCCGCTTGTTTATGGACGCGGCGGAAATGACCGCAAGCTAGGAAACACAACTTGGCCTGAAAAAAATTTTGTGCTTGTAAGCTACATTGAAGATGAGGATTTTCCAAAAGTGCAAGCTGTAATGAAGGCGATAAAGAAAAAGTTTCCCGGCGAAGGAATAAAGATTTTCGCAATCAAAGCAGAAGAGCCGGTTTAAATGAAGAGCTTTCAATCTTGACGGTGAGGCGTAATTTTGGCATACTACTTTACATTGTAATTTAAAGCGACTATATGCCGCAGATTGCTTTTGTAGTCTGCGGATTTTTTTTTTGAATTAGGAAGGCGTGCTATGAAATCAACAAAGTATATTTTTGTTACAGGTGGTGTTGTTTCTGGACTTGGAAAAGGAATTACAGCTGCATCTTTAGGACGTCTGCTCAAGTCGCGCGGACTCAAAGTTGCTTCCCAAAAACTGGATCCGTACATCAACGTTGATCCGGGAACAATGAGCCCTTACCAGCACGGCGAAGTTTATGTAACAGATGACGGCGCGGAAACTGACCTTGACCTTGGACATTACGAGCGTTTCATCGATGAAGACTTGAACAAATTTTCAAATCTCACTTCTGGAAAAGTTTACTGGAACGTTCTCAACAAGGAACGTCGCGGAGAATATCTTGGAGAAACTGTTCAGGTTATTCCGCACATTACAAACGAAATAAAATCATTTATTTACAATGTTGGAAAAACTTCCGGCGCGGACATCGTTATTACAGAAGTCGGCGGAACTACAGGCGACATAGAAAGCCAGCCGTTCCTTGAAGCAATCCGCCAAGTTGGTCTTGAAGTTGGCAGTGAAAATTCGCTTTACATACACGTTACGCTTCTTCCGTTTCTTCATGGTTCTGATGAACACAAGACAAAGCCTACTCAGCATTCCGTAAAGGAACTTCAGGGACTTGGAATTAAGCCGGACATTCTTGTTTTGCGCTGCGATGAAAAACTTGAAGAAAGCATTTTCCGCAAAGTCGCCATGTTCTGCAATGTAAAGCCTGATTGCGTTATAGAAAATCTTACTCTGCCTGTTTTGTATCAAGCTCCGATTATGCTTGAGAAGCTTCACTTTTCAGACATCGTTTGCCGCGAGCTGAATCTTTCCGTTCCTCCTTGCGATTTAACTGAATGGAACAATATGCTTGAAAAAATTCAGAACCGCACAAAGAAAGTTACAATCGGTCTTGTCGGAAAATATGTTCAGCTTCATGATGCTTATCTTTCTGTTGCGGAAGCTTTGCAGCACGCAGGTTATGAGCTTGGCTCTTATGTGAACATAAAATGGATTGACAGCGAGTCTATTTCAAAAGAAAACGTGGACGATATTCTTGGTGGATGCAACGGCGTGATTGTTCCGGGCGGATTCGGTTCACGCGGAATTGAAGGAATGATTGCTTCCGCTGATTATTGCCGTGAGCATAATTTGCCATACCTTGGAATTTGCCTTGGAATGCAGATTGCGGTTATTGCGTTTGCCCGTTCTGTCTGCGGATTCAAGGATGCTAATTCAGGTGAATTTGATGAAAACAGCGCGCACAAGGTAATTGACTTTTTGCCGGACCAAAGTGAATCCGTGAACAAAGGCGGAACTTTGCGTTTGGGAGCTTATCCTTGCAAAATTAAAAAAGGCACTCAAATGTACAAGTGCTACAAGACAGAAGAAATTTCTGAGCGCCACCGCCACCGCTATGAGTTCAACAATGACTTTAGAAGCGCGCTTGAAGATGCCGGACTTACATTGAGCGGAACTTCTCCAGATGGAAATATCATAGAAACTGTTGAATATGACAAGAACAATTTTTATGTTGGCGTTCAGTTCCATCCTGAATTCAAGAGCCGCCCGAACAAGGCACATCCGTTGTTCCTTGGACTTGTAGCCGCCGCCCTTGGTGAGTAGTAAATATAAGATTGTTTTTCTGTTATTGCCGGGCTTGACCCGGCTGTTTTTTTTTCAGAATGTTTTACGAATCGTAGCGTTCTATTATTTCTTCGGCGACTTCACGCTTGCTTTGGCGGTTGTCCATTGAAAGTTTTTCTATGTGCTTGTGGGCATCGCTTTCTGTCATGTTCAGATTTTCGATTAAAAGCCATTTTGCTTTGTTTACAGTTCTTATGTCCTGCATTTTTTCCTGAAGCGTCTTGTTTTTTGCTTCCATTTTTTGCAGCCTGAACGACATTGCGGAAAGCATTTTTATTGCTGTAAAAAACATTTCAGGTGAATTAGGCTTGGGCAAAGTTACAATTCCCTGCTCTTCAACTTTGTACGAAGTTTCCTCATAAAGTTCGCTTTTTACTAGAAGCAGAATTCCCATGTTCAAGTCAGCGAAACTTTCAGTGAACATAATTCCGTGCTCGTCTGGAAGCGGCGAGTCCACAATCAGAATGTCAACAGGAAGTTCAAGCAAAAGCCGGCGCGCCTCGCCACCGGAGGACGCATGAAAAACCGGGAAAAAATCACTTTTGGGTAGTATGCAAGTAATGTTGTCGTGGAAACTTTGTGTTTCAGAGACAATCAAAACTTTTCTTCTGCCTTTTAAAGGAATCATTTTGCGTCCTTTTAAACTTTGAAGAATGAAGTGAAATCCGCGCTAAGATGCTTTTTTACAAACTCGCTGTTTTTGGCAAGTTCTACGGCTTCTCTTAGGCTTTCAGGCAGACGCTCAAGCTTTGAAGTTATTTCGGGGCTTGCAGTTGAAAGGTTCATTTCAATTGGCTCGCAAAGTTTCATGTCTTTTTCAATTCCGTCAAGTCCGGCGTAAATTAAAAGCGAATATGCGATGTATGGATTCGCCATTGGATCTGGAGAGCGTACTTCAAAACGTTTGTGGGAATTTATTGCGGACGGAACTCTTATAAGCTGAGTTCTGTTTTCGTGCGCCCAGCTTACATATTTTGGAGCTTTTCTTGAGCCGAGCCTCTCATAAGAATTTTCCGTTGGATTTAAGAATGCTGTAATTTCCTTTATGTGCGCCATGATTCCCGCCATAAATGCATTCTGAACTTCCTTACCGGAATTTTCCTGCACAGAAATATTTATGTGAAATCCGTTGCCGCTTTCTTCTGGAAGAGGTTTTGGTGAAAAATCCGCATAAAGTCCGTTGCGCACAGCCACAGCTTTTACGACTGTTATAAAATTCATTGTGTTGTCTGCGGCGGTAAGAGCTTGTCCATAGCGGAAGTCAATTTCGTTTTGCCCTGGTCCTTCTTCGTGATGGGAATTTTCCGGGTGAAGATCCATCTGCTCTAAAGTCAGACAGATTTCGCGGCGGATATTTTCGCCCTTGTCTTCTGGAGCAACGTCCATGTAGCCGGCATTGTCAAAAGGAATTTTTGTAGGCTTGCCTTTTTCGTCAGTCTGGAAAAGATAGAATTCGCATTCAGAGCCGAAGTTCACTTTGAGATTTTTTTCTTCCGCTTCTTTAACTGCCTTTTTTAAAATGTTGCGGCAGTCTTTTTCAAATGGAGTTCCGTCGCTTTTTTTTATCTCGCAGAACATACGCACAACTTTTCCGGAAATTGACCGCCACGGAAGAACAGTGAGTGTTGAAGGAATTGGGAAAAGAAAAAGATCAGAATGCGCTTCATCTGTGAATCCGGCAATTGAAGAGCCGTCAAATGCGATTCCTTCTTTGAATGCGCGTTCAAGCTCGTCTGGAATAATTGCGGCGTTTTTTTGATTTCCGAAAATATCACAGAATGCAAGGCGGATAAATTTGACATCTTCCATCTGAACAAATTCAATAACTTCTTCTTTTGTGTAGGACATTTCTTCCTCCAATTTTTGTGCGACGATTTTTTTAGATTAATGGATTGCGGTTTTGCTGTCAATTATTTTTGGGAACTGGTATATTTTATAATAATTAAGCTAATAAATACATAGAAGAATATTGCCACGATTGCCACACGGATTTGGGGATTCTAACGAATCCCAATTTTAGCAAAATAAAATCAAAGGAAAAATTATGCTTGTTGATGGAGAAAAAACGGGGAAAATAATAAATGCTTGCATGAAAGTTCATAATGAACTGGGAAATGGTTTTCTTGAGCCAGTATATCAAGAAGCTTTGGAAGAAGAATTTAAAATCCAAAACATTCCCTATGAAAGAGAGAAATTGCTATCTGTTTTTTATAAAGGCAAAAAGTTGAATAAAGAATATTTTGCTGATTTTTTGTGTTATGGAAGCATTATTGTAGAATTAAAATCTGTAAATTCACTTTCAAAACCCCATAACGCACAGGTTCTGAATTATTTGAATGCTGCGAATCTTGATGTAGGACTTTTAGTAAACTTTGGAGATGTTTCATTAAAATGGGAACGAATAACAAAATTTAAAAAATGAAAACCGTTAGGTTTTCTGAATCCGTGTGGCGATAAAAAATAGATAAGTTGCAAACTCTGCATTTAAATTCCTTGAAATTTCTTTTCAAAAACTCATTGACATTTTTTTGTGAATTAATTAGAGTAGTCCATGTAAACATCAAAGGCGATGTGGCTGAGTGCTAAGTTTTCTTGGCGTTCAATCACATCGCCTTCTTTGTTTTAGATCTATATGGGGGTTAGCAAATGTCTACAAATGTACCAGAATTGTTTGGAAGCATGGTGTTCAATCAGAAAGTAATGAAAGAACGTCTGCCAAAGGAAACATTCAAGGCTTTGAAAAAAACTTTGGATGATGGCGAGCCGCTTAAAATCGATGTAGCGAACCAGGTTGCTCACGCAATGAAAGAATGGGCAATTGAAAAGGGCGCAACGCATTTTACACACTGGTTTCAGCCGCTCACAGGAATTACTGCGGAAAAGCATGACAGCTTTATCACTCCCCAGGATGACGGAACTGTTATCATGTCTTTCAGCGGAAAGGAGCTTGTAAAGGGTGAGCCGGATGCTTCTTCTTTCCCAAGCGGAGGCCGCCGTGCAACTTTTGAAGCCCGCGGTTACACTGTATGGGATCCAACTGCATATCCGTTTGTAAAGGAGCACACTCTTTGTATTCCTACAGCTTTCTGTTCTTACACAGGCGAAGCGTTGGACAAAAAGACTCCGCTCTTGCGTTCAATGGAAGCGCTTAACAAACAGGCTCTTAGAATTCTTAAGCTCTTCGGAAATGAAGACGCTACTCATGTTGCCACAACAGTAGGACCAGAGCAGGAATATTTTATTGTTGACCAAAAACTTTATAGCCAGCGCAAAGACCTACGCATGACAGGACGCACTTTGTTTGGCGCAAAACCTTCAAAAGGCCAGGAAATGGACGACCAGTATTTTGCCGCCCTTAATCCTCGCATTGTTGAATACATGGAAGATTTGAACGATACTCTCTGGAAGTATGGAATTCTTTCAAAGACAGAACATAACGAAGTTGCTCCGGCTCAGCATGAAATGGCTCCAATCTTCACAACAACAAACCTTGCTGCCGACCAGAACCAGCTTACAATGGAAGTTATGAAGAAAGTTGCGCGCCGCCACGGTCTTGTTTGCCTTCTTCACGAAAAACCTTTTGCAGGTCTTAACGGAAGCGGAAAGCACAACAACTGGTCTATGTCTACAAACCTTGGTGAAAACCTTCTTGAGCCAGGAAAAACTCCAGAGAAAAACGCGCAGTTCCTTTTGTTCCTTACAGCCGTAATTAAAGCTGTAGATGAAAATCAGGACTTGCTTAGAATTTCTGTTGCTTCTGCCGGAAACGATCACCGTCTTGGAGCAAATGAAGCGCCGCCAGCAATTATTTCAATGTATCTTGGCGATGAGCTTTATGCTGTTCTTGAATCTATAAAAGACGGAAAGCCTCTTGGTGAGCATGGAGCACAGAAGATGACAATTGGAGTTGACGTTCTTCCGCCAATTCCAAAAGATTCAACTGACCGCAACAGAACTTCTCCATTTGCTTTCACTGGAAACAAATTTGAATTCCGTTCATGCGGCTCTTCACTTTCAATTTCCGGTCCGAACACAACATTGGATTCAATCGTTGCATATACTCTCAAGGAATTTGCAGATGAGCTTGAAAAGGCAAGTGACTTTGACGCTGCTCTTGCTGAACTTATCAAGCGCGAAGTTACAAAGCACTGGAGAGTTATCTTCAACGGAAACGGCTACGATTCAAGCTGGGTTGATGAAGCTGAAAAGCGCGGACTTTTGAATCTTCGCACTCTTCCTGATGCAATGGCTCACTACCTTGATTCCAAGAACGTCAAGCTCTTTACAGAAATGGGTGTTTATACAGATGTTGAAATGAACAGCCACTATGAAATCAAGCTTGAAAAATATGCGCAGATTCTGAATATTGAAGTCCAGACAATGCTTGAAATGATTAGCAAGGATATTCTTCCTGCCGCATTCAAGTACATGGATTCAGTAAGCAAGACTGCAATTGACCTCAAGGCTGTTGTTCCGGGCGCAAAGGCAAGCGCGCAGGCAGAACTTCTTTCTAAGCTGGACACTCTTGTAAACAGCTTGGCAGAAAAAGCCGCAAAACTTGACAAGCTTCACGAAGCTGCACAGAATGCCGGCGACTGCATGAAGATTGCCCGCGCTTATGTTGATACAGTTATTCCTGCAATGACAGAAGCCCGCGATGTCGCTGATGAAATCGAGCCTTTGCTTGGAGAAGAATACAAGCCGTTCCCAAGTTACGAGGATTTGCTTTTTAGAGTGTAATTTATTGAATAGCATTTTGACTCCTTAAAAATACACTTTTCCCCGGTATGGTTTTTCTGTGCCGGGGATTCTTGTTTTAAATTTCCATGTTTTTGTGTTATAATTTTACGCATGAAATTCAAAAAGCCGCTGGTTTCGGTTTGCATTCCGGTTTATGGAACGGAAAATGTTTTAAGAAAATGCCTTGACTCTGTGGCTATGCAGGATTTTGCGGAAAAGGAAATTGTTGTTGTAAGCGATGCTTCCTGCGGAGTCAATGAAAAAGGCGAGGATGCAAAAAAAATCGTAAAGAAGTTTTCCAAGGAAACAAAAATTCCAGTTGTGTTCAAGGAGCATTTGAACAACCTTGGAATTCTTGAAACCCGGCGCGACTTGCTTTCATTTTCCAGCGGAGATTTTATTTTTTATATTGACAGCGACGACTATTTGGAAGGAAGCAACGCAATTTCATTTTTGTACAACAAAGCGCAACGAACCAACGCTGACATAGTAAATTCCACGGCTATTGCAGTTACAGAAAATCCAGAAAAAAATTCAGCGCAGCAAAAGCATCTTCAGGAAAAAATAGGCAAGATAACTTTGGGCGAGCTTTTTGGAAATCAGATTGCGGAAGACTGTTTTGTAAATTGCAAGCACTGCGGATTTTTGTGGGGCAAGCTTATAAAAAGGTCTTTGATGGAAAAAGCGTTTTCTTTTATTCCGTTTACAGAATGCACCATGGCGGAAGATCTTTGTCTTTACTTTTTTGTTTCGATTTTTGCAAAAAAATATTTTGGAGTTCAGGAACGTTTTTATAGATATTCTGTAGATTCAGGAATTTCAAGCGCGCAAACAATTACGGACATTGGACGGTGGCAGCGTGTGTGTTCTGCGGCATCGGCTTTTGTTCCAATTGTGCAGTTTATACAGTCGCCAGAAGGGAATTGTCTTAGCACTTCTTTAATTGAAAGCATGAAGGCTGCTTGCAATAATTTTGTGGCGAACAATTTAAAGCAGCTTGAACAGCGTGTTGCGCCGGAACTAAAAGAGCAGGCATACAGTCTTCTTTGCGAATATTGGGGCGAAGACTACGTAAAAACAATTGAGCGAGCAATAGAAGTGCAAAAATAAATTTTCTAAAAAAATATATTGACATTTTTTTTTCAGAATGATAAAACTAGAACATCAGTTGACAACGGAGTCACAGATTGCCTTGGGCAGTTTGTGGCTTTTTTTGTTTTAAACTGAATAACTTGTGAAAAGCGACAATGGTGTCGGTTAAGAGATTCCGATGTGGAATTCTCTTGTCGGTATCACTGTCGCTTTTTTATTTTCATTACCGTCTTTTTAGACAAGGGGTTTTTATGGAAGATGTAATGCAAGCTGTTCAAAGCGTCTCCAAGGATTTATGGGGCGTGTGGTTCTTGCTTGGTGCTGCCTTGGTATTCTGGATGCAGGCAGGATTCGCAATGGTTGAAACCGGTTTTACTCGTGCTAAAAATACCGGCAACATTATTATGAAAAACCTGATGGACTTCTGTATTGGTACAGTTGTTTTCATCCTTATTGGTTTTGGTCTTTTCCTTGGTGAAAATATGCTTTTTGGTTTTATGGGAAAACCTAACTGGCAGATATTTACAGACTATGCAAACTTTGACTGGTCTGGCTTTGTGTTCAACCTTGTATTCTGCGCTACAACAGCGACAATTGTTTCTGGCGCAATGGCAGAACGCACAAAGTTTCTTTCATACTGCGTTTATTCAGCTGTAATTTCAGCAGTAATTTATCCGATTGAAGCTCACTGGACTTGGGGCGGCGGTTGGCTTGCTCAGCTTGGATTCCACGACTTTGCAGGTTCAAACTGTATCCACATGGTCGGCGGTATCTGCGCTTTGATTGGAGCTGCAATGGTAGGTCCTCGTATTGGAAAGTTTACAAAGAACGCTGATGGTTCTATAAAGGTAAATGCTTTCCCAGGACACAATATTCCGATTGGCGCGCTTGGCGTGTTTATCTTGTGGTTGGGTTGGTACGGATTCAACGGTGCGGCTGCAACTTCTGTTCCGCAGCTTGGAAGCATCTTTGTTGCTACAACAATTGCTCCGGCTCTTGCAACCGTTACTTGTATGATTTTTACTTGGATAAAATTCGGCAAGCCTGATGTTTCAATGTGCTTGAACGCTTCTTTGGCTGGTCTTGTTGCAATCACAGCTCCTTGTGATGTTGCGGATGCTTTGGGCGCTTCAATCATCGGTATTGTTGCAGGTCTTTTGGTTGTATTTGGTGTTTGGTTCTTGGACAACAAGCTCCGTGTAGATGACCCTGTTGGTGCTGTTGCTGTTCACTGCTTAAACGGTATTTGGGGAACAATTGCGGTTGGTCTTTTTGCAAGCCCTTCAGTTCCTGGATATTCACTTGCAAACAAAGCAGGCGAGCAGATTTCAGGACTTTTCTACGGCGGCGGACTTGAATGTCTTGGGCTTCAGGTTCTTGGAATGGTCTGCACAATCGCATGGACTGTTGTAACAATTACGATTTTGTTCTTTGTAATCAAGAAGATTTTTGGATTGCGTGTATCTGCGGAAGAGGAAATCATCGGTCTTGACAAGCTTGAGCATGGTCTTGATTCAGGTTATGCAGGATTTATGACACCTTACAGCACAGAAGAAATTGCCGAAGCTGCTGAAGCTGGCGTTGCAATTCCAATGCATGAAGCTGTTCCAGTTGTTGCTCCTGCCACAACTCCTTCTTCTAAGGATGCTGCGGTTCACAAGGTTGTAATTATAACACGCCAGAACAAGTTCAACGCACTTAAAGTTGCCATGAACTCCATTGGTGTAACTGGAATGACAGTTATAAATGTTATGGGATGCGGAATGCAGAAAGGCGCAAGCGAGTACTACCGCGGTGTTCCAGTTGAAATCAACCTGCTGCCAAAAATCAAGGTAGAGATTGTAGTTTCAAAAGTTCCTGTATCGACTGTTGTGGAAAGCGCAAAGAAAGCCTTGTATACAGGACACATCGGAGACGGAAAGATTTTCGTTTACCCTGTTGAAAATGTAATCAAGGTTCGCACTGGTGAATCTGGATACGATGCCCTTCAGGACGAAGAGTAGCATTTAGAAAAAAAAGGCAGGCTTGGAGAAAGAAGAATCTCCAGGTCTGTCTTAGTTTTAAATTGAAAATCCGCGGAGAAATCCGCAGGTTAT encodes the following:
- a CDS encoding efflux RND transporter permease subunit, which produces MVSEKTLEHPVLTLMVFTLLGLMGIFSLGNTSVSLMPDIDMPYLMVSATYENAGPESVEKSVTTLIEDALVSLSNLKEITSTSSEGRSSVFLEFNYGTNLDIATNDVRDKLDRITRRLPDDVTPTIFKMDSDSQPIMRIAVRGNRSVDELKKIAEDQVVDILEQAQGVGQAESMGGRTQIVRVELEQNRLQAYNLTLSEVSSSLSKQNLEIGGGTITEGTMDYSVRTTGEYTSIDQINNTVITTKNGYDVKLSDIGRAFMGYKDASNVVYINGLPGVYVSITKQSGENSVAVANAVYEKINELEKTLPADISLEIIRDDTESIRDTLNTLFDSAWQGLLLAVVILFVFLCAVKTTIIIAVSVPLSIIITVLCMNFAGITLNMMTLTGLILGVGMVVDASVVMIDNIYSYRMRGAKPNVAAVLGSSEMILSVVSGNLTTICVFVPFLFFMKDLGFMGQMFKGIIFTIVIALVSSLFVAIFLVPVLAGHFLPITNRNEKPVKSRFFKVLYGIFTKSQDIVSLGYEKLLKKALDNRGVTVVVCVTALVFSFMLIPTLRIQLMTGGHDDSVSVKLGLPVGTSLEETTDVVLKFEEIVKSEIKGYKNIITSIGSSWRSSGSYNGTIQISLPNSDEQIDNDETIKQKLRKHFTEFAGVDFSFGQSRRQQMTGDDIDVVLRSSSLDSALNVAKKIQEVMAAIPDIGESSVDTDEGLPQVQVEIDRQRAYSFGVNVATVANEIQASIEGVSTTTYRENGDDYTVYVMLRPEDRQKVIDLEQIYVNGTNGRVCVANFARAVKGYGPVTISRENRRRIVHVTADIVSDENANVVEEKIKEGIKNSFIVPDNVSVSYEGSWKDVKEQTAIFAKIMVMAILLVFGVMAATYESFKAPFINLMTIPFLAIGVVLIYKITGQSFSLLSAVGLVMLVGIVVNNGIILVDYTNLLVERGMPLKEACYKAGCSRLRPVLMTTLTTILGMIPMCFASSGSAGMVQPISVAVVGGLTSSTFITLFFIPVLYTFVMKKKKNQQPVVQLALPEEK
- a CDS encoding ANTAR domain-containing protein, whose translation is MIPLKGRRKVLIVSETQSFHDNITCILPKSDFFPVFHASSGGEARRLLLELPVDILIVDSPLPDEHGIMFTESFADLNMGILLLVKSELYEETSYKVEEQGIVTLPKPNSPEMFFTAIKMLSAMSFRLQKMEAKNKTLQEKMQDIRTVNKAKWLLIENLNMTESDAHKHIEKLSMDNRQSKREVAEEIIERYDS
- a CDS encoding glutamine synthetase family protein, which translates into the protein MSYTKEEVIEFVQMEDVKFIRLAFCDIFGNQKNAAIIPDELERAFKEGIAFDGSSIAGFTDEAHSDLFLFPIPSTLTVLPWRSISGKVVRMFCEIKKSDGTPFEKDCRNILKKAVKEAEEKNLKVNFGSECEFYLFQTDEKGKPTKIPFDNAGYMDVAPEDKGENIRREICLTLEQMDLHPENSHHEEGPGQNEIDFRYGQALTAADNTMNFITVVKAVAVRNGLYADFSPKPLPEESGNGFHINISVQENSGKEVQNAFMAGIMAHIKEITAFLNPTENSYERLGSRKAPKYVSWAHENRTQLIRVPSAINSHKRFEVRSPDPMANPYIAYSLLIYAGLDGIEKDMKLCEPIEMNLSTASPEITSKLERLPESLREAVELAKNSEFVKKHLSADFTSFFKV
- a CDS encoding PG0541 family transporter-associated protein → MQRVEIISNKSVEDDITQALEEYVPDILYTKFPLVYGRGGNDRKLGNTTWPEKNFVLVSYIEDEDFPKVQAVMKAIKKKFPGEGIKIFAIKAEEPV
- a CDS encoding GxxExxY protein, yielding MLVDGEKTGKIINACMKVHNELGNGFLEPVYQEALEEEFKIQNIPYEREKLLSVFYKGKKLNKEYFADFLCYGSIIVELKSVNSLSKPHNAQVLNYLNAANLDVGLLVNFGDVSLKWERITKFKK
- a CDS encoding CTP synthase gives rise to the protein MKSTKYIFVTGGVVSGLGKGITAASLGRLLKSRGLKVASQKLDPYINVDPGTMSPYQHGEVYVTDDGAETDLDLGHYERFIDEDLNKFSNLTSGKVYWNVLNKERRGEYLGETVQVIPHITNEIKSFIYNVGKTSGADIVITEVGGTTGDIESQPFLEAIRQVGLEVGSENSLYIHVTLLPFLHGSDEHKTKPTQHSVKELQGLGIKPDILVLRCDEKLEESIFRKVAMFCNVKPDCVIENLTLPVLYQAPIMLEKLHFSDIVCRELNLSVPPCDLTEWNNMLEKIQNRTKKVTIGLVGKYVQLHDAYLSVAEALQHAGYELGSYVNIKWIDSESISKENVDDILGGCNGVIVPGGFGSRGIEGMIASADYCREHNLPYLGICLGMQIAVIAFARSVCGFKDANSGEFDENSAHKVIDFLPDQSESVNKGGTLRLGAYPCKIKKGTQMYKCYKTEEISERHRHRYEFNNDFRSALEDAGLTLSGTSPDGNIIETVEYDKNNFYVGVQFHPEFKSRPNKAHPLFLGLVAAALGE
- a CDS encoding glutamine synthetase III — translated: MSTNVPELFGSMVFNQKVMKERLPKETFKALKKTLDDGEPLKIDVANQVAHAMKEWAIEKGATHFTHWFQPLTGITAEKHDSFITPQDDGTVIMSFSGKELVKGEPDASSFPSGGRRATFEARGYTVWDPTAYPFVKEHTLCIPTAFCSYTGEALDKKTPLLRSMEALNKQALRILKLFGNEDATHVATTVGPEQEYFIVDQKLYSQRKDLRMTGRTLFGAKPSKGQEMDDQYFAALNPRIVEYMEDLNDTLWKYGILSKTEHNEVAPAQHEMAPIFTTTNLAADQNQLTMEVMKKVARRHGLVCLLHEKPFAGLNGSGKHNNWSMSTNLGENLLEPGKTPEKNAQFLLFLTAVIKAVDENQDLLRISVASAGNDHRLGANEAPPAIISMYLGDELYAVLESIKDGKPLGEHGAQKMTIGVDVLPPIPKDSTDRNRTSPFAFTGNKFEFRSCGSSLSISGPNTTLDSIVAYTLKEFADELEKASDFDAALAELIKREVTKHWRVIFNGNGYDSSWVDEAEKRGLLNLRTLPDAMAHYLDSKNVKLFTEMGVYTDVEMNSHYEIKLEKYAQILNIEVQTMLEMISKDILPAAFKYMDSVSKTAIDLKAVVPGAKASAQAELLSKLDTLVNSLAEKAAKLDKLHEAAQNAGDCMKIARAYVDTVIPAMTEARDVADEIEPLLGEEYKPFPSYEDLLFRV